A stretch of Motacilla alba alba isolate MOTALB_02 chromosome 18, Motacilla_alba_V1.0_pri, whole genome shotgun sequence DNA encodes these proteins:
- the LOC119709396 gene encoding myosin heavy chain, skeletal muscle, adult — MSTPDADMAAFGEAAPYLRKSEKERIEAQNKPFDAKTCVFVVHAKESYVKGKIESKDAGKVTVKTEGGETLTVKEDQIFSMNPPKYDKIEDMAMMTHLHEPAVLYNLKERYAAWMIYTYSGLFCVTVNPYKWLPVYNPEVVLAYRGKKRQEAPPHIFSISDNAYQFMLTDRENQSILITGESGAGKTVNTKRVIQYFATIAASGDKKKEEQTSGKMQGTLEDQIISANPLLEAFGNAKTVRNDNSSRFGKFIRIHFGATGKLASADIETYLLEKSRVTFQLKAERSYHIFYQIMSNKKPELIDMLLITTNPYDFHYVSQGEVTVPSIDDQEELMATDSAIDILGFTADEKTAIYKLTGAVMHYGNLKFKQKQREEQAEPDGTEVADKAAYLTGLNSAEFLKALCYPRVKVGNEYVTKGQNVTQVNNSVGALAKAMFEKMFLWMVVRINQQLDTKQPRQYFIGVLDIAGFEIFDFNSFEQLCINFTNEKLQQFFNHHMFVLEQEEYKKEGIEWEFIDFGMDLAACIELIEKPMGIFSILEEECMFPKATDTSFKNKLYDQHLGKSNNFQKPKPAKGKAEAHFSLVHYAGTVDYNITGWLEKNKDPLNETVIGLYQKSSVKTLALLFANYGGGDADAGGGGKKGGKKKGSSFQTVSALFRENLNKLMANLRSTHPHFVRCIIPNETKTPGAMEHELVLHQLRCNGVLEGIRICRKGFPSRVLYADFKQRYRVLNASAIPEGQFMDNKKASEKLLGSIDVDHTQYKFGHTKVFFKAGLLGLLEEMRDDKLAEIITRTQARCRGFLMRVEYKKMVERRESIFCIQYNVRSFMNVKHWPWMKLFFKIKPLLKSAESEKEMANMKEEFEKTKEELAKSEAKRKELEEKMVALVQEKNDLQLQVQAEADSLADAEERCDQLIKTKIQLEAKIKEVTERAEDEEEINAELTAKKRKLEDECSELKKDIDDLELTLAKVEKEKHATENKVKNLTEEMAALDETIAKLTKEKKALQEAHQQTLDDLQVEEDKVNTLTKAKTKLEQQVDDLEGSLEQEKKLRMDLERAKRKLEGDLKLAQDSIMDLENDKQQLDEKLKKKDFEISQIQSKIEDEQALGMQFQKKIKELQARIEELEEEIEAERTSRAKAEKHRADLSRELEEISERLEEAGGATAAQVEMNKKREAEFQKMRRDLEEATLQHEATAAALRKKHADSTAELGEQIDNLQRVKQKLEKEKSELKMEIDDLASNMESVSKAKANLEKMCRTLEDQLSEIKTKEEQNQRMINDLNTQRARLQTESGEYSRQVEEKDALISQLSRGKQGFTQQIEELKRHLEEEIKAKNALAHALQSARHDCDLLREQYEEEQEAKGELQRALSKANGEVAQWRTKYETDAIQRTEELEEAKKKLAQRLQDAEEHVEAVNAKCASLEKTKQRLQNEVEDLMIDVERSNAACAALDKKQKNFDKILAEWKQKYEETQAELEASQKESRSLSTELFKMKNAYEESLDHLETMKRENKNLQQEISDLTEQIAEGGKAIHELEKVKKQIEQEKSELQASLEEAEASLEHEEGKILRLQLELNQVKSEIDRKIAEKDEEIDQMKRNHLRVVDSMQSTLDAEIRSRNEALRLKKKMEGDLNEMEIQLSHANRQAAEAQKNLRNTQAVLKDTQLHLDDALRTQDDLKEQVAMVERRANLLQAEVEELRAALEQTERSRKLAEQELLDATERAQLLHTQNTSLINTKKKLETDIAQIQGEMEDTIQEARNAEEKAKKAITDAAMMAEELKKEQDTSAHLERMKKNLDQTVKDLQHRLEEAEQLALKGGKKQLQKLEARVRELEGEVDAEQKRSAEAVKGVRKYERRVKELTYQSEEDRKNVLRLQDLVDKLQMKVKSYKRQAEEAEELSNVNLSKFRKIQHELEEAEERADIAESQVNKLRVKSRDIHGKKIEEEE; from the exons ATGTCAACTCCAGACGCTGACATGGCCGCCTTTGGCGAGGCGGCCCCTTACCTTCGAAAGTCAGAGAAGGAGAGAATTGAGGCCCAGAACAAGCCTTTTGATGCCAAGACATGTGTCTTTGTGGTACATGCAAAGGAGTCCTATGTGAAAGGGAAGATCGAGAGTAAGGATGCAGGGAAGGTCACTGTCAAGACTGAAGGTGGAGAG ACTCTGACCGTGAAGGAAGATCAAATCTTCTCCATGAACCCTCCCAAGTATGACAAAATCGAGGACATGGCCATGATGACCCACCTGCACGAACCCGCTGTGCTGTACAACCTCAAAGAGCGTTATGCAGCCTGGATGATCTAC ACCTACTCGGGTCTCTTCTGCGTCACTGTCAACCCCTACAAGTGGCTGCCGGTGTACAACCCCGAGGTGGTGTTGGCCTACCGAGGCAAGAAGCGCCAGGAGGCCCCGCCACACATCTTCTCCATCTCTGACAACGCCTATCAGTTCATGCTGACTG ATCGTGAGAACCAGTCCATCCTGATCAC CGGAGAATCCGGGGCCGGGAAGACTGTGAACACCAAGCGTGTCATCCAGTACTTTGCAACAATTGCAGCCAGTGGAgacaagaaaaaagaggagCAAACATCAGGCAAAATGCAG GGAACGCTTGAGGATCAAATCATCAGCGCCAACCCACTGCTGGAGGCCTTTGGGAACGCCAAGACCGTGAGGAACGACAACTCCTCACGCTTT GGCAAATTCATCAGAATCCACTTTGGTGCCACAGGCAAACTGGCTTCTGCTGATATTGAAACTT ATCTGCTGGAGAAGTCCAGAGTCACTTTCCAGCTCAAGGCGGAAAGGAGCTACCACATCTTTTATCAGATCATGTCCAACAAGAAGCCGGAGCTAATCG ACATGCTACTCATTACCACCAACCCCTACGATTTCCACTATGTGAGTCAAGGGGAGGTCACTGTCCCCAGCATTGATGACCAGGAGGAGTTGATGGCTACAGAT AGTGCCATTGACATCCTGGGCTTCACTGCAGATGAGAAAACAGCCATCTACAAGCTGACAGGGGCTGTCATGCACTATGGAAACCTGAAGTTCAAGCAGAAGCAAcgagaggagcaggcagagcctgatGGCACAGAAG TGGCTGACAAGGCTGCCTACCTAACGGGCCTAAACTCAGCTGAATTTCTCAAGGCCTTGTGTTACCCCCGAGTCAAGGTTGGGAATGAATACGTGACCAAAGGTCAAAACGTGACACAG GTGAACAATTCAGTGGGTGCCCTGGCAAAGGCAATGTTTGAGAAGATGTTCCTGTGGATGGTTGTTCGTATCAACCAACAGCTGGACACGAAGCAGCCCAGGCAGTACTTCATTGGTGTGCTGGACATTGCTGGCTTTGAGATCTTTGAT TTCAACAGCTTTGAGCAGCTGTGCATCAACTTCACCAATGAGAAACTGCAACAGTTCTTCAACCACCACATGTtcgtgctggagcaggaggagtaCAAGAAGGAGGGCATTGAATGGGAGTTCATTGACTTTGGCATGGACCTGGCTGCCTGCATTGAGCTCATTGAGAAG CCCATGGGCATTTTCTCCATCCTGGAAGAGGAGTGCATGTTCCCCAAGGCAACTGACACCTCTTTCAAGAACAAGCTCTATGACCAGCACCTGGGCAAGTCCAACAACTTCCAGAAGCCCAAGCCTGCCAAAGGCAAGGCTGAGGCCCACTTCTCCCTGGTGCACTATGCTGGCACAGTGGACTACAACATCACTGGGTGGCTGGAGAAGAACAAGGACCCTCTGAATGAAACTGTCATTGGGCTGTACCAGAAGTCATCTGTGAAGACCCTGGCTTTACTGTTTGCCAACTACGGTGGAGGAGATGCAG atgctggtggtggtggcaaGAAGGGAGGCAAGAAGAAGGGTTCTTCTTTCCAGACTGTCTCAGCTCTCTTCAGG GAGAATTTGAACAAGCTGATGGCTAACTTGAGAAGCACTCACCCCCATTTTGTACGGTGCATCATCCCGAATGAAACTAAAACTCCTG GTGCCATGGAGCACGAGCTGGTGCTGCACCAGCTGCGCTGTAATGGCGTGCTGGAAGGGATCAGGATCTGCAGGAAAGGGTTCCCCAGCAGAGTCCTCTATGCTGACTTCAAACAGAG ATACAGAGTACTTAATGCCAGTGCTATCCCAGAGGGACAGTTCATGGACAACAAGAAGGCTTCAGAGAAGCTCCTTGGGTCCATTGATGTAGACCATACCCAGTACAAATTTGGTCACACCAAG GTGTTCTTCAAAGCTGGGTTGCTGGGACTCCTGGAGGAGATGAGAGATGACAAGTTAGCAGAAATCATCACTCGCACACAAGCCAGGTGCAGAGGCTTCCTGATGAGAGTGGAGTATAAGAAAATGGTGGAGAGGAG agagTCCATCTTCTGCATCCAGTACAACGTTCGTTCATTCATGAATGTCAAACACTGGCCATGGATGAAGCTGTTCTTCAAGATCAAACCCTTGCTGAAGAGTGCAGAGTCTGAGAAGGAGATGGCCAACATGAAGGAAGAGTTTGAGAAAACCAAGGAAGAGCTTGCAAAGTCTGAGGCAAAGcggaaggagctggaggagaaaatggTGGCCCTGGTGCAAGAGAAAAATGACCTGCAGCTCCAAGTGCAGGCT GAAGCAGATAGCTTGGCTGATGCTGAGGAAAGGTGTGACCAGCtcatcaaaaccaaaatccagcTGGAAGCCAAAATTAAAGAAGTGACTGAAAGAGCTGAAGATGAAGAGGAAATTAATGCTGAGCTGACAGCCAAGAAGAGGAAGCTGGAGGATGAATGTTCAGAGCTGAAGAAAGATATTGATGACCTTGAGCTCACACTGGCCaaggtggagaaggaaaagcatgcCACTGAAAACAAG GTGAAAAACCTGACTGAGGAGATGGCAGCTTTGGACGAGACCATTGCCAAGCtgacaaaagagaagaaagcccTCCAAGAGGCCCATCAGCAGACCCTGGATGACCTGCAGGTCGAGGAAGACAAAGTCAATACTCTGACCAAAGCCAAGACCAAGCTGGAACAGCAAGTGGATGAT CTGGAAGGGTCCCTGGAGCAAGAGAAGAAACTGCGCATGGACCTGGAGAGAGCTAAGAGGAAACTGGAAGGAGACCTGAAGCTGGCCCAGGACAGCATCATGGATTTGGAGAATGataagcagcagctggatgagaAACTGAAGAA GAAAGACTTTGAAATCAGCCAGATCCAGAGCAAGATCGAGGATGAACAGGCCCTGGGCATGCAATTTCAGAAGAAGATCAAGGAGCTGCAG GCCCGcattgaggagctggaggaggaaattGAGGCAGAGCGAACCTCTCGCGCTAAAGCAGAGAAGCATCGCGCTGACCTgtccagggagctggaggagatcaGCGAGCGCCTGGAAGAAGCAGGAGgggccacagcagcccaggtAGAGATGAACAAGAAGCGTGAGGCAGAGTTCCAGAAGATGCGCCGTGACCTGGAAGAGGCCACGCTGCAGCACGAAGCCACGGCTGCCGCCCTGCGCAAGAAGCACGCggacagcacagctgagctgggcgAGCAGATCGACAACCTGCAACGCGTGAagcagaagctggagaaggagaagagtgAGCTGAAGATGGAGATTGACGACTTGGCCAGCAACATGGAGTCTGTCTCCAAAGCCAAG GCCAACCTGGAGAAGATGTGCCGCACACTGGAAGATCAGCTGAGTGAGATTAAAACGAAGGAGGAGCAGAATCAGCGCATGATCAATGACCTCAATACGCAAAGAGCTCGTCTGCAGACAGAGTCAG gtgaATATTCCCGCCAGGTGGAGGAGAAAGATGCTCTGATTTCTCAGCTGTCTAGGGGCAAGCAAGGATTTACCCAACAGATTGAGGAACTCAAGAGACATCTAGAGGAAGAAATCAAG GCCAAGAACGCCCTGGCCCACGCCCTGCAGTCCGCTCGCCACGACTGTGACTTGCTCCGGGAACAAtatgaggaggagcaggaggccaAGGGGGAGCTGCAGCGAGCCCTGTCCAAGGCCAATGGTGAAGTGGCCCAGTGGAGAACCAAATACGAGACGGACGCAATTCAGCGCACGGAGGAGCTCGAGGAGGCCAA GAAGAAGCTGGCCCAGCGGCTGCAGGATGCAGAGGAGCATGTTGAGGCTGTCAATGCCAAATGTGCCTCCctggaaaagacaaagcagaggctgcagaatgAAGTGGAGGACCTGATGATTGATGTGGAGAGATCCaatgctgcctgtgctgctctggataAGAAGCAGAAGAACTTTGACAAG ATCCTGGCAGAATGGAAGCAGAAGTATGAGGAAAcgcaggctgagctggaggccTCGCAGAAGGAGTCGCGCTCTCTCAGCACGGAGCTGTTCAAGATGAAGAATGCCTATGAGGAGTCCTTGGACCACCTGGAAACAATGAAGCGGGAGAACAAGAACTTGCAGC AGGAGATTTCCGACCTCACGGAGCAGATtgcagagggaggaaaggcCATTCATGAGCTGGAGAAAGTGAAGAAGCAGATTGAGCAGGAGAAATCTGAACTGCAAGCCTCCCTGGAGGAAGCTGAG GCCTCCCTGGAACATGAGGAGGGGAAGATCCTGCGCCTGCAGCTTGAGCTCAACCAAGTGAAGTCTGAGATTGACAGGAAGATTGCAGAGAAAGATGAGGAGATTGACCAGATGAAGAGAAACCACCTCCGAGTTGTGGACTCCATGCAGAGCACCCTGGATGCTGAGATCAGGAGCAGGAATGAAGCCCTGAGGCTGAAGAAGAAGATGGAGGGAGACCTGAATGAAATGGAGATCCAGCTGAGCCATGCCAACCgccaggctgcagaggcacagaagAACCTGAGGAACACCCAGGCTGTGCTCAAG GACACTCAGCTGCACTTGGACGATGCTCTCAGGACACAGGATGACCTGAAGGAGCAGGTGGCCATGGTGGAGCGCAGAGCAAACCTGCTGCAGGCTGAAGTTGAGGAGCTCCGGGCCGCCCTGGAGCAGACCGAGCGGTCAAGGAAAttggctgagcaggagcttcTGGATGCCACTGAACGTGCACAGCTCCTCCACACCCAG AACACCAGCCTGATCAACACCAAGAAGAAGCTGGAAACAGACATTGCCCAGATCCAGGGTGAAATGGAGGATACCATCCAGGAGGCCCGCAATGCTGAGGAGAAGGCCAAGAAGGCCATCACAGAT GCGGCCAtgatggcagaggagctgaagaAGGAGCAGGACACCAGTGCCCACCTGGAGAGGATGAAGAAGAACCTGGACCAGACGGTCAAGGACCTGCAGCACCGTCTGGAAGAGGCCGAGCAGCTGGCactgaagggagggaagaaacaACTTCAGAAGCTGGAGGCCAGG GTGCgggagctggaaggggaggTTGATGCTGAGCAGAAGCGCAGCGCTGAAGCCGTGAAGGGTGTGCGCAAGTACGAGCGGAGGGTGAAGGAACTCACCTACCAG TCTGAGGAAGACAGGAAGAATGTCCTGAGGCTGCAGGATCTGGTGGACAAGCTGCAAATGAAAGTGAAATCTTACAAGAGACAAGCTGAGGAGGCC GAGGAGCTGTCCAATGTCAACCTCTCCAAGTTCCGCAAGATCCAGCACGAGCTGGAGGAAGCCGAGGAGCGGGCTGACATTGCAGAGTCACAGGTCAACAAGCTCCGAGTGAAGAGCCGTGACATTCACGGCAAGAAGATAGAAGAGGAAGAGTGA